A section of the Hypomesus transpacificus isolate Combined female chromosome 1, fHypTra1, whole genome shotgun sequence genome encodes:
- the npy7r gene encoding neuropeptide Y receptor Y7 has protein sequence MSPSDMLNSTDEGVASVETEVTHWPQGSLGNDSMYPHRPDFHTDITKHLWVQITLITAYSLIILLGLVGNALVIYMIVRFRNMRTVTNFFIANLAVADLLVDTLCLPFTLVYTLLDEWKFGAVLCHMVPFAQALSVHVSILTLTVIALERYRCIVFHLGQRLTWRSSFLIMALTWTLSSILAGPLAIFREYRYEEIPSINLRFAVCSEKWPHGTSWDGVIYSFSMLVLQYVLPLAIISYAYICIWVKLKNHVSPSSRSDSLKRRKKTTKMLALVVVVFATCWLPFHVFQLASDLDLALRLKEYKLIYTVFHIVAMCSTFANPLLYGWMNKNYRNGFLMVFRCEDKQDSIHPEGSFRTRSMRGVTLNGRNGGHPPTAV, from the coding sequence ATGAGCCCCTCAGATATGTTAAACAGCACCGATGAAGGCGTGGCAAGCGTTGAAACCGAAGTCACCCATTGGCCACAAGGGAGCCTGGGTAACGACAGCATGTACCCCCACCGCCCCGACTTCCACACTGACATTACCAAGCACCTGTGGGTCCAGATCACGCTCATCACAGCCTACTCTCTCATCATCCTGCTGGGCCTGGTGGGCAACGCCCTGGTCATCTACATGATTGTCCGCTTCAGGAACATGCGCACGGTCACCAACTTCTTCATTGCCAACCTGGCTGTGGCAGATCTGTTGGTGGACACCCTGTGCCTGCCCTTCACTCTGGTCTACACTCTCCTGGATGAGTGGAAGTTTGGCGCAGTGCTGTGCCACATGGTGCCCTTTGCCCAGGCCCTGAGCGTGCACGTGTCCATCCTGACCCTGACGGTCATAGCCCTGGAGCGCTACCGCTGCATCGTGTTCCACCTGGGCCAGCGGCTCACTTGGCGTTCCAGCTTCCTCATCATGGCGCTGACCTGGACCTTGTCCTCCATCCTGGCTGGGCCCCTGGCCATCTTCAGAGAGTATCGCTACGAGGAGATCCCCTCCATCAACCTGCGCTTTGCAGTCTGCTCTGAGAAGTGGCCCCATGGAACCAGCTGGGACGGGGTCATCTACAGCTTCTCCATGCTGGTCCTGCAGTACGTCCTTCCCCTGGCCATCATCAGCTATGCCTACATCTGCATCTGGGTCAAGCTGAAGAACCACGTCAGCCCCTCCAGCCGTAGTGACAGTTtgaagagaaggaagaagacCACCAAGATGCTGgctctggtggtggtggtgttcgcCACCTGCTGGCTGCCCTTCCACGTGTTCCAGCTGGCTAGTGACCTGGACCTGGCGCTGAGGCTGAAGGAGTACAAGCTCATCTACACCGTCTTCCACATTGTGGCCATGTGCTCTACTTTCGCGAACCCACTCCTCTACGGGTGGATGAATAAGAACTACAGGAATGGCTTCCTCATGGTGTTTCGTTGCGAGGACAAACAGGACTCCATCCATCCTGAGGGCTCCTTCAGGACCAGATCCATGAGGGGGGTGACTCTTAACGGGCGCAATGGTGGACA